ATTGGTAACCGCCTGGCATTCAATGCCGTTTATCGGCTTTTCCACACATTCATCTGCCCCGTCTTCCAGAAACTGAACCTTGCTGCCGATTTCCCCGATGGAATTCAGGATAATAATGGGTATATCAGAAAACTCCCGGATACTGATAATTATATTTTGGGCAGCAGCATCACATAAACAGGAATCCAAGAATATGATATCCGGCGAGATTGTTTCTATCAGGCCTATCCCGTCACTAATATTGTCAGATACCGTGTATTCCAGATTTTGATAACGGATTTTGAGGCACAGTACCAGGTCTTTTAAAACTTGTGAGTCATTGCATATTATTAATATTTTCATTGCATGCTGATTTTCCTTACCTCAAGATTAGTCTCCAGCACGGAACGGGTAAATTTACCGGTCCGCATACCATGGTGACACTTAAAATTAGCATGTAAACATTAGCCTTCCTAAATCATCTTCTAATTATCCACCCCCTTTTCTGTTACTTCCGGTGCAATTTTAAACACGAAAGAGACATTTTATATTCCCAATAAATAAATTTAACATACTAAGGTGCTGAAAAGGGTTAATATTGTGCTTAAAAAAGCTTATTCTATTGAAAATCCTGTTTAATATTGTGAATGTTGAACGATATGTTGCGGGCATTTTTAATATTACTCACCTCCAGTGTTTGAGATTAACAGTAATTAGTATATAATACGATTGTCTACCTAGACTATTTTATATTCACAGTTTAGGGTCTGCACATAGCATTGTCAATATCTACTAACATCATAGAGGGGAAATATTTAAGGGACTGCTTTATGATAATATATGGCAGTTAGGAACTAGTGATGATTAAAATCCGGTGGGAAGCTGACATGGGAAAAACCAATCATCTGACAAAAAATCACCTGCTCTGGATAATGATAACCCAGATTGAACACATAGTCGGGCAGGCATTTGCTCATGAATTAAGGAAAATAGGCCTGACACGTGAAAAATGGGCGGTTATCCATGAGCTGGTGTACTTAGGAGGAGAGTCTACCCCGTACAGGTTATCAAAGCGTTTCATTTACGAACCGCACTCTATTTCGGCCCTGCTCAGCCGCATGGAACGTGAAGGATTTATCCTGAAAACCAAAGACCTGGCCAAAAAAAATATGGTCAGGGTTTCCCTGACCGATAAGTCCAAAGAACTCTACCCCAAGGGCATTGAGATTTGCCAGGAACTCTTCACCGATATTATGGGGGATATCCCGGAGGGGGATGGAATAGGGTTTATGGAATCTGTAGCCCGGTTACGGGATTATGCCCTTGTTTCGGCGGCAAAAAGGAAAAACCTGACGCCCTTTAAATACGAATAGCCGCTGCCCGAAATATGAGTTTCAAAGTTCAGGATCTTTCAGCCCTCCAGCCTTTAACTACTCTCAGGCCTCCAGGCTGCCTGATTTACAGGCTTGCATTATTACAGAGTACGGGTAACTCACTTTTACTTTGGGCTATACCCATCTGAAGAAGTTTTTAATAATGGAGAGCAGCCGCGCTAAAAATCAGACTACGGTAAAAGAAACGCTGATTAACTCCGATATATCCAGGTAAACCACAGCCGTATAATCACCGGCAGCAAAGCCGCTTTCCTGCTGCGGATAAAACTCAATGCTGTCAGGATTTTTCAGGTCACTCTCACCCACAGTTTGAGTATAAGTAAATATGATTTCGTCATTGCACTTAAGCACTATAGACAGGTCATGGCAGCATATTTCATCGGTTATCCAGTAAGTAAGGATAATTACTTTTGTGCCTTCGGCAAATGTAGTGGCAGGGTTTACCGGCACGCCCTGAGCATCTATCTCAGTAGATACTTCGCCCTTGATTATACGTACGTAGGTATCAGGGCAGACGTTGTCAGCAGGCGGTTCAACATAGGCATCATTGGCACAGCCGGTGATGAGCAGGCCTAAACCGGCCAGTATACTTAGTAAGCTAACCGCCTTCAGTTTCATTGATACCCTCGTAATTAACAATTTTTTGGGGGGCTGGAACCCAGCCCCCCACACTCTGCCAAACAGTTAGCTAGCTTTTTGCCTGACAGCAACCAGACGCCAGACTATGACAAAAAGGATAAGCGCCGGGATACCCATAGCCAGTGCACCAAACCAACCGGCTGTCATGTACATTTCAATCTGGGAGCCCATAAAGTGCTGGATGGCCATTATCACCAGTGCCAAACCAACCAGGCTCATCAACCATTCGTACCACTTAAGCCCGATGTTTTTGGAGCGAAGCCAGCTTACCAGCAAGGTTATTGCAGCCCCCAAGATAGCCCCGGTAATTAAAACTGCAGTAAAATCAAACATTATTCACATACTCCCTAAGTTTATTTGACCAACAATGCCGGGTTTACACCATAAGCAGGAATCTGCTCCAGGGGTAGATCCCACCATGATTCAGGCTCTTTGTGGCCATAGTTAAAGGTCTCGGACATGCTCCTGAAGAAGCTGTTGAACACCGGGGTAACAGACATAGTGCCCTTAACAACCTCGTGGATTAGGGAAGCACCAGCCGTACCGAAGGGACACGCACCCATGCAGGAACAGCAGTTACCCATGCACTTGCGGTAATCCAGCCGCCAGCCATTGTAGCCGGGGATATTCCACATACAGGTATCACCGCCAACGCTCTGGTCGGCAGCCCAGTCCTGTCCGCAGGCGTTATCCCAGGATTTATCACCCATGGCAATAGCCCCGAACGGGCACTGGGTTCCGCAAACGCCGCAGGTTTCGCAGAAGCGTTCCATACCGGCATCTATGGGTTTGGTAACCGCCAAAGGTAAATCAGTAACTACCCGATACTGTCCTCTAAGATGTGAACCGTATTCGGGAGAGTTAAGGGTAGTACCCATGCGGGTATGTTCACCCACGCCGGTCATAATGCCAAAAGCGGCTGAGGGGCAATAGTTACCGGCATTTATGCTTTGGTAACCCAAACCACGCAGGAACTGTTCAATAAGCAGGTCTATTCTCTTTACATGGGTATAAGCCATGGGGAAGCCAGCCCGGCCTACATGGCTGGGCATACGGGAAGTCAGCTCGGTATCCTGCAGATTTGTCCAGTGGATTACCCATTGGCAATTATTGGGAATAGCAAATCTGTCTGTCGTTGACTCAAATAAATCTATATCCTCGAAAGTAACCTTTTGTTTTCCCACATATGAGTAAAACAGTTTGCGGGTCTTCTCATCCACCGGGGCAACAGTTACGGAACTGACACCAAAGCTGCGGAAAGCGGCCCGGATAGTCCGCAGGTTTTCTTCCGGAGTACCCTGCCACTTGGGCATAGGGCCTATTGAAGTGTTGCCCGAAAGCTGGTCAGGGGTAGGTGCGGGGGTTCTGACAGTCTGGGTACCCATCCAGGTGGAATACCAGGCCTCGTTAAGAGCCCGGTCACGCAGGGTAGTACCTTTCCAGTCAGGAAATTCCCTCTTAACAAACTCTTCAATTTCCAGATAGTAGCTGTAATACCCGTCTGACCTGCCGGCCATAACATCACGGCCGGGCTGGCCGCGTCTGTCCATCCGGTGAATCTGATTCCAGTCAATTTCCAAAGTAGGCTCATCAACTTCTTTTACAAACCAGGCTCTTTTCCAGCCAGCGGTAGGAGAGGCAGTGACCTCATCTAGGTCGTGAAAAACCGGAGATACGGCTGCCGCTGCACCAATACCAGCACCAGCCAAACCAAGCGTTTTCATAAAATCTCTTCTGCTTACGGTTGAATGAAAACTATGCATGTGTATTACCTCCTGAACATAAATTTGATACTGACAATGATTCTGGTAAAATGTACTGGGGAAGGTGAAACTAGATTAGTTGCCTGTCTTTTATGCTTTGACCACCTACCTTTCAGGCGGCCTGTGCCAAATAGGCCACCGGTTTATTTAGAGCAAACAGAATACTCACCCGTTAAAAAGATGAATATCCCTAAAGGTGTGATCCCGACTCTCCACTGGCAACTCAGGCTAACACCCACTAAACTGTTATGTAATTGTACATAACACGTATCTTAGCTGGACTTTAAGGTCTTTGTGAATCTCTTTGGGTACACCCAAAATACGTAGACCGAAATACGTATATTAGTTGTGAAGGCGTATTTACGCTTGCATCTGGTAAAGCTATTATTTCCGAGTATAATATTATTAGTCAGGTTAGTGTATGCAAGAAGAACAGAGCCACATTAACACGGATAAAAGTGCTAATCCGCCTGTTTTAAATGACTGGGCGACAACACTTCTGGACGCAGCCCCGATTGCCTTCTACCTGCTGGATAAAGACCTGAGAGTCATTGAGGCAAATGCCAAGGGAATAGAGTTTCTGGGTAAAAAATCCCGCTCAGAGGTCATTAACAGAAATATCATGGATGTTGCCCCCGGAATACCGCCTATTCATATCCACAGCTACAAACAGATTCTCAAAACGGGCATACCCAAAATATGCCCCAGCATCAAAGCCTGGCCGACAGTTGGGGAAAACCGGTATATAAATTCGATACGCTTTCCGGTGCGGGACGGTCTGGGCATTATCGTGACAGACATAACTGACCAGTATAAACTTGAACGTGAGCTCAAAAAAATAAAACCCAGCTTAAAGAGCTGGCTTCAGCCTATGTAAGTTCACAGGAAAACGAAAGGGAGCTGATTGCTTGCGAGGTGCATGACCGGGTAATCCAGCTTCTGATTAGTTCCTGCCGGCTGATTGAAAGTACCAAACAGGCCGGCACCGATTCACCCCAAATGAATAAATCCCTGAACGAAATAAACGACACAATCTTAAAAACTATCGCCGAATGCCGCCTGATAACCAAACAGCTATACCCGTCTGTATTATCAGAAGGCGGACTGGTTTCGGTTATAACCGAAGAGCTAAGTGCCTTGAAACTAACCGGCATGTCAGCCGAACTGACAACCGATAAAACCGCCCCTATACCCAAACCGGTTGCCGAGGTACTTTACAGGATATTCCATGAGGCTATCTGGAATGCCCAGAGACATTCCAAGGCCAGCCATATTGATGTTATACTAAAAATAGTGGAAAACGGCGTAAGACTGGCGGTTATTGATGACGGATGCGGGTTCAATCTGTACAAATCCCTGCAATCCGGCAAATTTGGCGGGCTGAAAAGTATGCGCAGACGGGCCGAACTGATGGGCGGCAGTTTCAATATAGAAAGTGAGATAGGTAAAGGTACATCTATCGAAGTTTTTATCCCGTTTTCGGTAGGGTAGGGAAAATGCTTGAGAGTAAGATAAAAGTACTGATATGTGATGACCATGACATAGTTTGTCAGGGGTTAGTAAATATTATTTCCTGCGAAGCTGATTTGGAAATAGTGGGGTGCGCGGCCAATCTAAGTTCAGCTTTGACCATGATAAGAGAATTAAAACCGGATGTTGTCCTGGCTGATATCCGCCTTGGAGATGAAAACGGATTTGACCTGATAAAACAAAGCCACCGGGCGGGGTTCAAAATACCCTTTATCATGATTACAGGGTTTAAAAACGAATTTTACGTATCCAAGGCCATAGAAAACGGGGCAGCCGGACTGCTATCCAAAGAAAGCCCCGGCAGAGTAATAGTTAATTCCATCCGCCTGACTTTTGACGGCAACAGTGTCTGGCCGATGGAATTATTAAAAAACACTTATAACAGTCTGTCCATATCACATTACGCATCAGATACAGATACCAATCTGGCTGTGCCTAACTTCACACCGCGGGAAAAAGAGATAATTAAATTTCTGCTGAAGGGCAATACCAATAAAGCCATTGCCCATGAACTGGGTTTATCTGATGTTACCGTGAAAAAGAGCCTTAAAAATATTATGACCAAACTCCATGTTGATAACCGGATGAAACTGGCAATGGTCATAAGCAGGCTTAGCCTGGACTAGCAAAATGCATTTCCCGACCTGCCTGAAATGCCAGCCCGGTTTACACGGATATTCCGTCCCGGCTTTGCCGCCGCTATAAAGACAGTTATCCCCTTAAGC
This sequence is a window from Dehalococcoides mccartyi 195. Protein-coding genes within it:
- a CDS encoding MarR family winged helix-turn-helix transcriptional regulator, coding for MGKTNHLTKNHLLWIMITQIEHIVGQAFAHELRKIGLTREKWAVIHELVYLGGESTPYRLSKRFIYEPHSISALLSRMEREGFILKTKDLAKKNMVRVSLTDKSKELYPKGIEICQELFTDIMGDIPEGDGIGFMESVARLRDYALVSAAKRKNLTPFKYE
- a CDS encoding reductive dehalogenase codes for the protein MHSFHSTVSRRDFMKTLGLAGAGIGAAAAVSPVFHDLDEVTASPTAGWKRAWFVKEVDEPTLEIDWNQIHRMDRRGQPGRDVMAGRSDGYYSYYLEIEEFVKREFPDWKGTTLRDRALNEAWYSTWMGTQTVRTPAPTPDQLSGNTSIGPMPKWQGTPEENLRTIRAAFRSFGVSSVTVAPVDEKTRKLFYSYVGKQKVTFEDIDLFESTTDRFAIPNNCQWVIHWTNLQDTELTSRMPSHVGRAGFPMAYTHVKRIDLLIEQFLRGLGYQSINAGNYCPSAAFGIMTGVGEHTRMGTTLNSPEYGSHLRGQYRVVTDLPLAVTKPIDAGMERFCETCGVCGTQCPFGAIAMGDKSWDNACGQDWAADQSVGGDTCMWNIPGYNGWRLDYRKCMGNCCSCMGACPFGTAGASLIHEVVKGTMSVTPVFNSFFRSMSETFNYGHKEPESWWDLPLEQIPAYGVNPALLVK
- a CDS encoding PAS domain-containing protein; translated protein: MQEEQSHINTDKSANPPVLNDWATTLLDAAPIAFYLLDKDLRVIEANAKGIEFLGKKSRSEVINRNIMDVAPGIPPIHIHSYKQILKTGIPKICPSIKAWPTVGENRYINSIRFPVRDGLGIIVTDITDQYKLERELKKIKPSLKSWLQPM
- a CDS encoding sensor histidine kinase, with amino-acid sequence MACEVHDRVIQLLISSCRLIESTKQAGTDSPQMNKSLNEINDTILKTIAECRLITKQLYPSVLSEGGLVSVITEELSALKLTGMSAELTTDKTAPIPKPVAEVLYRIFHEAIWNAQRHSKASHIDVILKIVENGVRLAVIDDGCGFNLYKSLQSGKFGGLKSMRRRAELMGGSFNIESEIGKGTSIEVFIPFSVG
- a CDS encoding response regulator transcription factor, coding for MLESKIKVLICDDHDIVCQGLVNIISCEADLEIVGCAANLSSALTMIRELKPDVVLADIRLGDENGFDLIKQSHRAGFKIPFIMITGFKNEFYVSKAIENGAAGLLSKESPGRVIVNSIRLTFDGNSVWPMELLKNTYNSLSISHYASDTDTNLAVPNFTPREKEIIKFLLKGNTNKAIAHELGLSDVTVKKSLKNIMTKLHVDNRMKLAMVISRLSLD